One window from the genome of Polynucleobacter sp. MWH-Svant-W18 encodes:
- a CDS encoding M48 family metalloprotease, with protein sequence MQDIKPLKKTSFLQRVLSIQLILAMMPYGIAPVVAATAGDVSVEGNSAAIQNIGRAMQSPEAQSSKLPSRNASRSQPNIVLPDMGDPGGDSLSRIDERKYGEMIMRQIRPDPDYSNDLPIYDFLNTMERRLLQAAKKLQLGGANEQGSGAYNFEVFAVKDSSINAFALPGGFIGFHTGLLVSAETDSEVASVMGHETGHVLQRHLARQMDKQSTNTMIAIAGMVLGALAMSRNPSAAAGLMQGGQALAVDNQLSYSRDAEREADRVGFQILDASGYDVNGAPGFFQRLQKATGVMDKGVPAYVRTHPLTTDRIADMQDRARTVASRNVPTSVEFYFIKARARMEQSGTSSGLYDLKNTFESFSKQAQAGKQMEGFYGLALIAQRQGKIDQAESYLQQARNLAQTASAPGSPIQRQSLSLDITASELALAKGKGEEALQIAQSTLRAYPQSYAAGAAMINAELALGRTNDAITWLKARTRLQPNEIVWWTLLSKAYDQAKNVAMRHFALGEKYALEGAWPSAIEQLKIARTASDSDYYQGSSIDARLREMQRQYRDELKEQGKLPS encoded by the coding sequence ATGCAGGATATAAAGCCCCTTAAAAAAACCTCTTTTTTGCAGCGAGTTTTGTCCATTCAGCTCATATTGGCCATGATGCCTTATGGTATTGCGCCTGTTGTGGCTGCTACCGCAGGTGATGTCTCTGTAGAGGGTAATTCTGCAGCTATCCAAAATATTGGCAGGGCTATGCAGTCCCCTGAGGCTCAATCTTCTAAATTACCATCGCGTAATGCCTCAAGAAGTCAGCCCAATATTGTTTTGCCTGATATGGGCGATCCAGGTGGGGACTCATTAAGTCGAATCGATGAGCGTAAATATGGCGAGATGATTATGCGTCAAATCCGACCTGATCCAGATTATTCCAACGACTTACCAATTTATGATTTTCTGAACACGATGGAGCGTCGTTTACTGCAGGCAGCCAAAAAATTGCAGCTTGGGGGTGCCAATGAGCAAGGGAGTGGCGCTTATAACTTTGAAGTATTTGCGGTTAAAGATAGCAGTATCAATGCGTTTGCTTTACCAGGTGGGTTTATAGGCTTTCATACTGGCTTACTTGTCAGCGCTGAAACTGATTCTGAGGTTGCCTCGGTCATGGGCCATGAAACGGGGCACGTATTGCAACGCCACCTCGCGCGTCAAATGGATAAGCAATCGACTAACACTATGATTGCTATTGCGGGCATGGTACTTGGTGCGTTAGCGATGTCTCGTAACCCCTCTGCAGCTGCTGGACTAATGCAAGGTGGTCAGGCTCTCGCCGTTGACAATCAACTCTCCTATTCGAGGGATGCTGAGCGTGAGGCTGATCGAGTTGGCTTTCAGATTCTAGATGCGAGTGGCTATGACGTGAATGGTGCTCCAGGTTTTTTTCAGCGTTTGCAAAAAGCCACTGGTGTGATGGATAAAGGCGTACCAGCCTATGTGCGCACCCATCCCCTAACAACAGATCGTATAGCTGATATGCAGGACCGTGCTAGAACTGTGGCATCACGTAATGTTCCCACCTCAGTGGAGTTTTATTTCATTAAAGCGAGAGCACGCATGGAGCAGTCAGGGACTTCAAGCGGGCTATATGACCTAAAAAATACTTTTGAGAGCTTTAGTAAGCAAGCACAAGCTGGCAAGCAAATGGAGGGTTTCTATGGTTTGGCTCTCATTGCGCAACGGCAAGGAAAAATTGATCAAGCAGAGTCGTATTTGCAGCAAGCGCGCAATCTTGCGCAGACCGCTAGCGCTCCAGGCTCGCCGATTCAAAGACAAAGCTTATCCTTAGATATCACTGCCTCTGAATTGGCATTGGCTAAAGGCAAAGGAGAGGAAGCCTTGCAAATCGCACAAAGTACTCTACGCGCATACCCACAGTCTTACGCAGCTGGGGCTGCAATGATTAATGCGGAGTTAGCATTGGGGCGTACTAATGATGCCATTACTTGGCTAAAAGCTCGCACTCGCTTACAGCCCAATGAAATTGTGTGGTGGACTTTATTATCTAAGGCCTATGATCAGGCTAAAAATGTAGCAATGCGTCATTTCGCATTGGGTGAAAAATATGCCTTGGAGGGTGCATGGCCCTCTGCAATTGAGCAATTAAAGATCGCTCGCACGGCTAGCGACTCTGATTACTATCAAGGCTCTAGTATCGATGCCCGCTTACGTGAAATGCAAAGGCAATACCGAGATGAACTCAAGGAGCAAGGTAAGTTGCCGAGCTAA